The window CGCAAGCGGCCTGACTCTGCTGCAAGTCAAAGCCTCACGCATCGACGCGCTGCCGCGATTGCCGTCGGGCAAGATCGACTATCAGGCGCTACGCAATCGCGCGGGCAGGGCGGATGCGGTTCCTGAAAGCAAAGGCGTACAGGAGCTGTTCGAACAGCTGTTCTTTCCGGCAAGGATTCGGGCGGAGGACAGCTTTCTGTCGCTCGGCGGCGATTCGCTCCGCTTCGTGCAATTGTCGCTCGGCCTCGAGAAGATCCTCGGCGAGGTGCCGGACAAATGGGAACGGATGCCGGTCCGGGACTTGGCGGCCTTGGACCGAAGCGACAGCAAACGCCCGCAGATCGGTATCGATCTGGTCATCCGCGCGCTGGCGATCTTGCTGGTCGTAGTCCATCACGAAACCCTTTGGCCGATACCGGGCGGGGCGGCCGCGATGGTCATTCTCGTTGGTTTTGGCTTCGCGCGGTTTCAGAGCGGCGCGCTCATTTCCGGTTCGCTCAAGCAGCTCTTGCGGCCGCTCGTCCATATTCTCGTTCCCTATTATCTGATCGTCGCAGCTTACGCGCTTGCCTGGGGCGACGTGCCCTGGGCTTCCGTCTTCCTCGTCGGCAATTTCGGCTTCGCCGACCCGGAGCGCCACAGCATGCTGCCCTATCTCTACTGGTTCATAGAGGCCTATTGCCAAATGCTGCTGGTTTTTGCAGCCCTGTTCGCCGTGCCTTTCGTCCGGCGCTCGGCAATCGCCCGGCCCTTCGAAACCGGCATGGCTTTCCTGGCCGCAGCTCTTGCAGCCCGGCTCGTGCTGCCGCAATTCTGGGATATCGGCAATCGCCAGATTTTCACCTTGCCGTGGATATTCTATCTCGCAGCTATCGGCTGGTGCGCGGCGATCGCCGAGACTCGGCGCCAGCGGCTGGCGCTGATGGTGGCGGGTACGGCGATCTTTCTCTTCTTCGGCATCTACAAGGGCGTCTGGATCGGCACCAAGATCAAGTATCTCCTGCAGATCCCCGTTCTTTGGGCACTCCTGTTCCTGCCGCGCATCCGACTGCCGCAATGGGGCGCGCGGCTGATCCTGCCGGTCGCCGCGGCAGGCTTTCACATCTACATCCTGCACCGCTTCGTGCCGGAGCTCCTGCTCGCGCCGGCGCAGCCGCTGCTGTCGCCCATTGCCAATTCGCTCCTGGCGATCGTCGGCGGCATCCTGCTCGGCCTTGCGGCATGGGCAGCGCAGCGCCGGCTCTTCACCCGGCTCTCGCGCGCCCTAATTGGCCTTCGTCCGATGGAATGGGCGAACGCAACGCGGCCCTGGATTGCCTCAGACCGCCCACTTCTCGCCTTCGGTCCGCAGAAAGAAAACCAGGTCCAGCGTCAGTGATGGGCGGCCGAGCGCGGTGAGGGTGGCGTGCGCCTGACCGCGATGATGGGTCTGGTGGTTGAAGAAGTGGGCCAGCGTCGGTCCGAGCTTCTGCCTGATCTCGCCTGGCATGGTGATGGGCGTGTAGGTGAAATGCGCGCCAAGACGGGCCTCGTCGAGACCGTCGACATAGCTGATGATGCGCTCGTCTTCGGCCCGGCGCGCCGCCTCCAGGCTGGCGAGATCCTCGTGCAGGGTGGCATCGAGCCGCGTGGGTGCCTCGCCTTCCCCGGTGAAGCGTCTCATCCAGATCCGGTCGGCGGCGAGGATGTGGTTGAGTGTGGCATGCAGCGACCCGAAGAAGGCTCCCTTGTCCGTGCGGTATTCCGCATCGGATAGCTCCGAGGCGGCGGCATAGAGCCGACGGTTGGCCCAGCGATTGTAATCGGCAAACATCCGGTAATGTTCGAGCATCGGCTTCTCCGTGGATACTGATTCCATTGGCTGAAGCAGACTACCGCGAGCAGGCATTTCCGTGTGGAATGCCATTCATGAAATTTACTGATTTGATTGGACGGCGTCGCTGTCGTCCTATGGGTCGCCTACCGCATTTCCTCTCAAATCGAGGATGCAATCGCTCATCTGGAGGTGGAATGACCCGCAGACTCTATGCCCTTTGCGGCACCGACCGCACGCGCCCCTTCTCGCCGCATGTGTGGAAGACCAAGCTTTCCCTGGCGCATAAGGGGCTCGACTTCGACGTGGCGCCAGGCGGATTCACCGAAATTCCGAAGCTGGAACGGGGCGCAACGACGATCGTGCCTCTGCTGCGCGACGGCGACATACTCGTCAGCGACAGTTTCGAGATCGCGCTTTATCTCGAAGCGACCTATCGCGAGCGCCCAACGCTCTTCGGCGGGGAGGGCGGCAAGGCGACCGCTCGCTTCGTCGAGGGCTGGTCGCAAACGACGCTGCACCCGGCGATCGGGCGCATTGCCATCATGGATATCCACGACCGCCTCGATCCGGTCGACCAAGCCTATTTCCGGCAAAGCCGCGAGCAACGCTTCGGCAAGCCGCTCGAAGCGGTTGCCGAAGCGGGGCAGGCCGATCTCGAAGCCTTTTCGGCCAAGCTCGAACCGCTCCGCCACATGCTGAAGTTTCAGCCCTTCCTCGGCGGCGACCGTCCTCTCTTCGCCGACTATATCGTCTTCGGCGCGCTGCAATGGGCGCGCATCGTTTCGAGGCAGCGCCTGCTGGCGGACGGCGACGTGGTAACCGATTGGTTCGAGCGCTGCCTCGACCTGCACGACGGGCTCGGCCGCTCCGTGACAGCG is drawn from Sinorhizobium sojae CCBAU 05684 and contains these coding sequences:
- a CDS encoding DinB family protein; translation: MLEHYRMFADYNRWANRRLYAAASELSDAEYRTDKGAFFGSLHATLNHILAADRIWMRRFTGEGEAPTRLDATLHEDLASLEAARRAEDERIISYVDGLDEARLGAHFTYTPITMPGEIRQKLGPTLAHFFNHQTHHRGQAHATLTALGRPSLTLDLVFFLRTEGEKWAV
- a CDS encoding AMP-binding protein codes for the protein MEAILGAGDISNFPFRVAALAARGEQPALLLPGGRSVTYRELAERVDRLASLWRGRRGLVMLETDLSEHAVIGYLAALEAGHVVAMQTPCGAEADSAVFRPDYRYRRFDGRWRIERLEGDATGPHPDLAVLLSTSGSTGQGKSVRLSAANLCSNARAIAEYLGLTAADRACLILPLHYSYGLSVLNAHLSVGASVYLPGGSILDEGFLDGLAESGSSNLSGVPYSYELLEKVGFRGRLFPQLRFMTVAGGRLAPETVRLYNEHLTACGASLFVMYGQTEATARMAYMPPEHLRGREDRIGIAIPGGSLAIEDEEGRLISGVDQPGELVYRGANVMMGYAQSRDDLARGAELGVLRTGDLAIRDADRFFRIVGRSKRISKIAGLRIGHDSLEAALERHGISAAVTGDDAEILAHYVGACGSEAVRRLLVAASGLTLLQVKASRIDALPRLPSGKIDYQALRNRAGRADAVPESKGVQELFEQLFFPARIRAEDSFLSLGGDSLRFVQLSLGLEKILGEVPDKWERMPVRDLAALDRSDSKRPQIGIDLVIRALAILLVVVHHETLWPIPGGAAAMVILVGFGFARFQSGALISGSLKQLLRPLVHILVPYYLIVAAYALAWGDVPWASVFLVGNFGFADPERHSMLPYLYWFIEAYCQMLLVFAALFAVPFVRRSAIARPFETGMAFLAAALAARLVLPQFWDIGNRQIFTLPWIFYLAAIGWCAAIAETRRQRLALMVAGTAIFLFFGIYKGVWIGTKIKYLLQIPVLWALLFLPRIRLPQWGARLILPVAAAGFHIYILHRFVPELLLAPAQPLLSPIANSLLAIVGGILLGLAAWAAQRRLFTRLSRALIGLRPMEWANATRPWIASDRPLLAFGPQKENQVQRQ
- a CDS encoding glutathione S-transferase family protein gives rise to the protein MTRRLYALCGTDRTRPFSPHVWKTKLSLAHKGLDFDVAPGGFTEIPKLERGATTIVPLLRDGDILVSDSFEIALYLEATYRERPTLFGGEGGKATARFVEGWSQTTLHPAIGRIAIMDIHDRLDPVDQAYFRQSREQRFGKPLEAVAEAGQADLEAFSAKLEPLRHMLKFQPFLGGDRPLFADYIVFGALQWARIVSRQRLLADGDVVTDWFERCLDLHDGLGRSVTAA